A stretch of Thermomicrobium roseum DSM 5159 DNA encodes these proteins:
- a CDS encoding PEP/pyruvate-binding domain-containing protein has translation MSRAATVALVRWFHDPACTDVHQAGGKGASLARLAAADLPVPPGFVVTSAAFAAFLAENGIDARIRALLQRVDPTERRALEDVAADIQELILTQPLPLELDAAVAGAYAELGHGEAIPVAVRSSAVAEDSQQASFAGQQETFLDVRGVDDVLARIRACWASFFSPRALFYRARKGSLDDLAFAVVVQQLVVPEKAGVLFTVDPVQRRPDVLVVEAVWGFGEALVSGEVTPDHYEIERGSGRLLRCFVPPKTQMLGRGATGGLIALAVPEEQQRLPVLSEAERAALVDLAVRVEAFFGVPQDVEWAIAGGELFVLQSRPITTLA, from the coding sequence ATGAGTCGTGCGGCGACCGTTGCTCTCGTCCGCTGGTTCCACGATCCGGCCTGTACCGACGTCCACCAGGCTGGTGGCAAGGGGGCAAGCCTCGCCCGCCTGGCCGCTGCTGATCTGCCGGTCCCGCCGGGCTTCGTGGTGACCAGCGCGGCTTTCGCTGCCTTTCTCGCCGAGAACGGGATCGACGCTCGCATTCGCGCGCTGCTCCAGCGCGTCGACCCCACCGAGCGCCGTGCGCTCGAGGACGTGGCAGCGGACATCCAAGAGCTCATTCTCACACAGCCCCTTCCACTGGAACTCGATGCTGCCGTCGCTGGCGCCTATGCCGAACTCGGACATGGCGAGGCGATTCCGGTCGCGGTCCGTTCCAGTGCGGTCGCGGAGGATTCTCAGCAGGCCTCCTTCGCTGGGCAGCAAGAGACGTTCCTCGATGTCCGCGGTGTGGACGACGTGCTCGCGCGTATCCGCGCCTGCTGGGCCTCCTTCTTCAGCCCACGAGCGCTCTTCTACCGTGCCCGCAAGGGGTCGCTCGACGATCTTGCCTTCGCGGTCGTCGTGCAGCAGCTCGTGGTGCCCGAGAAGGCTGGAGTCCTCTTCACTGTCGATCCTGTGCAGCGCCGGCCCGATGTCCTGGTCGTCGAGGCAGTGTGGGGCTTCGGCGAGGCGCTCGTCTCGGGAGAAGTGACGCCGGACCACTACGAGATCGAGCGTGGGAGTGGACGCCTCCTGCGTTGCTTCGTCCCGCCCAAAACGCAGATGCTGGGGCGGGGCGCAACCGGTGGTCTCATCGCTCTCGCGGTGCCCGAGGAACAACAGCGGTTGCCGGTGCTCAGCGAGGCCGAGCGTGCGGCGCTCGTCGACTTGGCTGTTCGGGTCGAGGCCTTCTTTGGAGTGCCGCAGGACGTCGAGTGGGCCATCGCTGGCGGCGAGCTTTTTGTCCTGCAGAGTCGCCCGATCACGACGCTCGCCTGA
- a CDS encoding Tm-1-like ATP-binding domain-containing protein, which yields MPTVVLIGTLDTKGVEYEFLRQRLRERGCEVLLIDAGVLGAPQAAPDISREEVARAAGADVAELAARGDRGAAIATMARGATAIVLDLYRAGRLHGILALGGSGGSSLATTAMRALPIGVPKLMVSTLASGDTRPYVGASDIAMLYPVVDIAGINRISERILTNAAAAIAGMAQAYETFRPSAPSKPLIGATMFGVTTPCVTEARKELEGRGYEVLVFHATGTGGQAMENLVKGGFLAGVLDITTTELADELVGGVLSAGPERLEAAGAMGIPQVVSLGALDMVNFGPLETVPERFRHRRLYQHNPTVTLMRTTREECAELGRIIARKLNAAKGPVAVFIPKRGFSAIDVEGKPFYDPEADQALIEALEANLAPHIEVHEWDTDINDPAFARAMAARLDELIRAQQPAEAAS from the coding sequence ATGCCGACCGTTGTCCTGATCGGAACGCTCGATACGAAGGGAGTGGAGTACGAGTTTCTCCGCCAGCGCCTGCGCGAACGCGGCTGTGAGGTTCTCCTGATCGATGCCGGCGTGCTCGGTGCGCCGCAGGCGGCACCCGATATCTCTCGCGAAGAGGTCGCCCGCGCAGCTGGCGCCGATGTCGCTGAGCTCGCAGCGCGCGGTGACCGCGGGGCAGCTATCGCGACGATGGCGCGAGGCGCGACCGCCATCGTGCTCGACTTGTATCGGGCCGGCCGTCTGCACGGTATCCTCGCCCTCGGCGGCTCCGGCGGCTCCTCCCTGGCAACGACCGCGATGCGGGCCCTTCCGATCGGTGTCCCCAAACTCATGGTCTCCACGCTCGCCTCGGGCGATACGCGACCTTATGTTGGCGCGAGCGATATCGCCATGCTCTATCCGGTAGTCGACATCGCCGGCATCAACCGGATCAGCGAGCGGATCCTCACCAATGCCGCGGCTGCGATCGCTGGCATGGCCCAGGCCTACGAGACTTTCCGCCCCAGTGCTCCGAGCAAGCCGCTCATCGGGGCGACGATGTTCGGCGTGACGACGCCTTGTGTGACGGAGGCGCGCAAGGAACTGGAAGGGCGTGGCTACGAGGTCCTGGTCTTCCATGCGACCGGGACCGGTGGTCAAGCGATGGAGAACCTCGTCAAGGGTGGTTTCCTCGCCGGCGTCTTGGACATCACCACGACCGAACTGGCCGACGAACTGGTCGGCGGTGTGCTTTCCGCTGGACCGGAGCGCCTCGAGGCGGCCGGGGCGATGGGGATCCCGCAGGTGGTTTCGCTGGGCGCCTTGGACATGGTGAATTTCGGGCCGCTCGAGACGGTGCCGGAGCGCTTCCGCCACCGTCGGCTGTACCAGCACAACCCGACCGTCACGCTCATGCGTACGACGCGAGAGGAATGTGCCGAGCTCGGCCGCATCATCGCGCGCAAGCTCAATGCTGCCAAGGGACCGGTTGCTGTCTTCATCCCCAAGCGTGGCTTCTCGGCCATCGACGTCGAGGGGAAACCGTTTTACGATCCGGAAGCTGATCAGGCACTCATCGAGGCGCTCGAAGCAAATCTCGCTCCACATATCGAAGTCCACGAGTGGGACACGGATATCAACGATCCGGCCTTCGCCCGGGCAATGGCTGCCCGACTCGATGAGCTGATCCGAGCTCAGCAGCCAGCCGAGGCGGCGAGCTGA
- a CDS encoding phosphoenolpyruvate hydrolase family protein, protein MSWRPMTRAEALAKLRQTLAEGRPIIGAGAGTGLSAKCAEAGGADLIIIYNSGRYRMAGRGSLAGLMPYGDANAIVVEMAAEVLPVVRHTPVLAGVCGTDPFRLMPVFLRQLKEMGFVGVQNFPTVGLIDGVFRQNLEETGMGFDLEIEMIRLAHELDMLTAPYVFDPDQARAMAEAGADIIVPHVGLTTKGMIGARTALTLDEAVERVQAMCDAAKSVNPDVIVLCHGGPIAEPEDVAYVLERTRGVVGFFGASSVERLPTERAMVETMQRFKALRPASA, encoded by the coding sequence ATGAGCTGGCGTCCGATGACACGCGCCGAAGCACTCGCCAAGCTCCGGCAGACCCTGGCCGAGGGGCGACCGATCATCGGAGCAGGGGCCGGCACCGGCTTGTCCGCCAAGTGTGCCGAGGCAGGGGGAGCGGATCTCATCATCATCTACAACTCCGGCCGCTATCGCATGGCCGGTCGGGGATCCCTGGCTGGACTCATGCCATACGGTGATGCCAATGCGATCGTCGTCGAGATGGCGGCCGAAGTGTTGCCGGTCGTGCGCCATACCCCCGTCCTCGCTGGCGTCTGTGGAACCGATCCTTTCCGCCTCATGCCGGTCTTCTTGCGGCAGCTCAAGGAGATGGGTTTCGTCGGCGTCCAGAACTTCCCGACCGTCGGGCTCATCGACGGGGTCTTCCGACAGAACCTCGAGGAAACGGGGATGGGGTTCGATCTGGAGATCGAGATGATCCGCCTCGCGCACGAACTGGACATGCTGACTGCCCCGTACGTGTTCGATCCCGACCAAGCGCGCGCCATGGCCGAGGCGGGAGCGGATATCATCGTGCCGCATGTCGGTCTCACCACCAAGGGAATGATCGGGGCCAGGACAGCCTTGACGCTCGACGAAGCGGTCGAGCGTGTGCAAGCGATGTGCGATGCGGCGAAGTCCGTGAATCCGGACGTCATCGTTCTTTGTCACGGCGGTCCGATCGCCGAACCGGAGGACGTGGCCTACGTGCTCGAGCGGACGCGTGGCGTGGTCGGCTTCTTCGGGGCGTCCAGTGTCGAGCGGCTCCCGACCGAGCGGGCCATGGTGGAAACGATGCAGCGTTTCAAGGCGCTCCGCCCAGCCAGCGCTTGA
- a CDS encoding PEP-utilizing enzyme produces MAAQRPEVQLPVTFFGDESFPVEWENEEEKQLFWWWDDLHCPNPLSPMFFELGGWWATCAYLYRRFGAPFGRDWKAKLINGYLFTAVVPRDPKEAAELAPYYSMVMPVYAEKGLEWWQKRLRPEIERNFEYLDTYPYDTATLPELMVLLEDAIDIQERHWRIHWILNLSQFQASLDFQAAVREVIGDVDPTLLERIMVSDSDRNWDAVHGLWELKERVKRNVVLLEAFSKETPAEILAELEKTAEGREFLRWLDEYKREFGHKALYSHEYVYPTWYENPAPIIAAIQGYLQTDYSYPEAIRRLRQDRDAAIQELLSKIPPDDARGRERVEAALHRVLQMMPLTPDHHFYIDQGTFARLRYVLLAIGRRLVEAELLDQPDDVLFLRYHELRVLAAEPSNLPNAKELVRERRAARERAMAVRPRDWVGTASEWALFQEPYKTLWGYPQRFFDSLQPRQVSQRVEGIPASAGVVEGTAFVARTLEDVDALKGGEILVCRMTNPAWVIAFTKIAGLVTDSGGQLSHPAVVSREFGIPAVVGTGVATQVIRTGQRIRVNGSAGVVEILE; encoded by the coding sequence ATGGCGGCGCAGCGACCTGAGGTGCAGCTGCCGGTGACATTCTTCGGCGACGAGTCGTTCCCGGTCGAATGGGAGAACGAGGAGGAAAAGCAGCTTTTCTGGTGGTGGGACGATCTTCACTGCCCGAATCCGCTCTCGCCGATGTTCTTCGAACTCGGCGGCTGGTGGGCGACCTGTGCCTATCTCTATCGGCGCTTTGGAGCCCCCTTCGGCCGCGACTGGAAGGCCAAGCTGATCAACGGGTATCTGTTCACAGCTGTTGTCCCGCGTGATCCCAAGGAGGCAGCTGAACTCGCCCCGTACTATAGCATGGTCATGCCGGTCTATGCGGAAAAAGGTCTCGAGTGGTGGCAGAAGCGGCTGCGACCGGAGATCGAGCGCAACTTCGAGTATCTCGATACCTACCCCTATGACACGGCGACGCTGCCCGAGCTGATGGTGCTCCTGGAAGACGCGATCGATATCCAGGAGCGCCACTGGCGTATTCACTGGATTCTCAATCTCTCCCAGTTCCAGGCCTCGCTCGACTTCCAGGCTGCGGTGCGCGAGGTCATCGGCGACGTCGATCCGACGCTGCTCGAACGCATCATGGTCTCCGATAGCGACCGCAACTGGGATGCCGTGCACGGGCTGTGGGAACTCAAGGAGCGCGTCAAGCGCAACGTGGTGCTCCTGGAGGCCTTCAGCAAGGAAACGCCGGCCGAGATTCTCGCCGAACTGGAGAAGACGGCGGAGGGTCGCGAGTTTCTACGCTGGCTCGACGAATACAAGCGCGAGTTCGGCCACAAGGCTCTCTACAGCCACGAGTACGTCTATCCGACCTGGTACGAAAACCCGGCACCGATCATCGCGGCCATCCAGGGGTATCTCCAGACCGACTACTCCTACCCGGAGGCGATCCGACGCCTGCGCCAGGATCGCGATGCGGCCATCCAGGAACTCCTGAGCAAAATCCCACCAGACGACGCACGGGGGCGCGAGCGTGTCGAGGCAGCGCTCCATCGCGTGCTCCAGATGATGCCGCTCACACCCGATCACCACTTCTATATCGACCAGGGGACGTTTGCGCGCCTGCGCTACGTGCTCCTGGCGATCGGCCGGCGCCTGGTGGAGGCCGAGCTTCTCGATCAACCGGATGACGTGCTCTTCCTGCGCTATCACGAGCTGCGTGTCCTGGCGGCGGAGCCCTCCAACCTGCCCAATGCCAAGGAGTTGGTCCGCGAGCGACGAGCTGCCCGCGAGCGTGCCATGGCCGTGCGTCCGCGCGATTGGGTCGGCACTGCCAGCGAATGGGCGCTCTTCCAGGAGCCGTACAAGACGCTCTGGGGGTACCCGCAGCGGTTCTTCGACTCGCTCCAGCCGCGCCAGGTGAGCCAGCGGGTCGAGGGGATCCCGGCCTCGGCTGGGGTGGTGGAGGGAACCGCCTTCGTCGCCCGCACGCTGGAGGACGTCGATGCGCTCAAAGGGGGCGAGATCCTGGTCTGCCGCATGACCAACCCGGCGTGGGTCATCGCCTTCACCAAGATCGCTGGCCTGGTGACCGATTCCGGTGGGCAGCTCTCGCACCCTGCCGTCGTCTCGCGGGAGTTCGGCATCCCGGCGGTCGTCGGGACGGGGGTTGCCACGCAGGTCATCCGGACCGGGCAGCGCATCCGCGTCAACGGCTCGGCCGGTGTGGTCGAGATTCTCGAGTAG
- a CDS encoding FAD binding domain-containing protein, translating into MADCAVIAPATLDEVLSLLAEAGDAATVVAGGVWVTLTLRSGLIQPRWLVRLRRVTPLQELALAGDGSLVIGAGLSHRAVERSPLVRTHWAVLAETLADVANVRVREQATLVGNLCEADPASDPPTVLAALGARLELASVRGRRLVPVADFILDAYQTVREPDELVTAVYVPPLPPGSGAAYLKFRTRSHEDRPALGVAALVVPDAAGRIARLEVVVGAAGNRPQRFPKSLEHAQGHPFEDALLEALADEYARSVETVSDLRASAWYRREMVRVFVARALRRAAQRAGLYPGGSEEA; encoded by the coding sequence ATGGCTGACTGCGCGGTCATCGCTCCAGCGACACTGGACGAGGTACTCTCCCTCCTCGCCGAAGCAGGTGATGCAGCCACTGTCGTCGCCGGTGGCGTCTGGGTCACGCTGACGCTCCGGAGCGGCCTCATTCAGCCACGTTGGCTGGTCAGGCTGCGTCGCGTGACGCCCTTACAGGAACTCGCGCTCGCCGGAGACGGCAGTTTGGTGATCGGTGCCGGCCTCTCCCATCGAGCAGTGGAACGCTCTCCCCTCGTCCGCACGCACTGGGCAGTGCTCGCCGAAACGCTCGCGGATGTCGCGAACGTCCGCGTGCGCGAGCAAGCAACGCTGGTCGGCAACCTCTGCGAGGCTGACCCCGCTTCTGATCCGCCGACCGTGCTCGCGGCACTCGGGGCCAGACTCGAGCTCGCGAGCGTGCGTGGCCGGCGCCTCGTGCCCGTCGCTGACTTCATTCTGGATGCCTACCAGACAGTGCGAGAGCCGGACGAGTTGGTGACTGCCGTCTACGTACCACCGTTGCCGCCAGGCTCGGGAGCGGCGTATCTCAAATTCCGCACGCGCTCGCACGAGGATCGGCCGGCCCTCGGTGTCGCGGCGCTGGTGGTTCCCGATGCGGCCGGACGCATCGCTCGGCTGGAGGTCGTGGTCGGGGCTGCTGGGAACCGCCCGCAGCGATTTCCCAAGAGTTTAGAACACGCGCAAGGGCATCCGTTCGAGGACGCGCTCCTCGAAGCGCTTGCTGATGAGTACGCCCGCTCTGTCGAGACGGTCTCCGATCTCCGGGCGAGCGCATGGTATCGGCGCGAGATGGTTCGCGTTTTCGTTGCCCGCGCTCTGCGTCGTGCAGCGCAACGAGCTGGACTCTATCCGGGAGGGAGTGAGGAGGCATGA
- a CDS encoding ABC transporter ATP-binding protein — MVAIELHRPHTAAHALELQGVSRRFGGLVAVRDVSFALEPGERRAIIGPNGAGKTTLFNLITGDLRPTNGTIRFFGRDVTTLPPYQRIRLGLARTYQTPLVFPRLSVAENLYLALRGVRPWRLSVRLPRRTDPEFQEVAALAEQVGLSHALRALAGALSHGEQRQLELGMALASRPRLLLLDEPAAGLSPGEREHLTTLLLALDPGMTVLLIEHDMDVAFQVAQRVTVLHEGSVIAEGTPEEIAANPIVQQVYLGGGYA; from the coding sequence ATGGTGGCGATCGAGCTGCACCGTCCGCACACAGCGGCTCATGCCCTGGAACTCCAGGGCGTGAGTCGCCGTTTCGGCGGTCTCGTCGCGGTGCGCGATGTCTCGTTCGCGCTGGAGCCAGGCGAGCGGCGAGCCATCATCGGGCCGAACGGCGCCGGCAAAACGACGCTCTTCAACCTGATCACCGGAGACCTCCGCCCGACGAATGGAACGATCCGCTTTTTCGGTCGCGATGTGACGACCCTTCCCCCATACCAGCGGATCCGGCTGGGGCTGGCGCGAACATACCAGACGCCGCTCGTCTTCCCGCGGTTGAGCGTGGCCGAGAACCTTTATCTTGCGCTCCGCGGCGTTCGCCCCTGGCGGTTGAGCGTGCGGCTCCCGCGTCGCACTGATCCGGAGTTCCAGGAGGTGGCAGCGCTCGCCGAGCAAGTCGGACTTTCTCATGCCCTGCGGGCACTGGCTGGTGCCCTTTCCCACGGGGAACAACGGCAGCTCGAGCTCGGAATGGCGCTGGCCAGTCGCCCGCGTCTCCTTCTGCTGGACGAGCCCGCCGCCGGGCTCTCGCCGGGAGAGCGCGAGCACCTCACTACCCTTCTGCTCGCGCTCGATCCTGGTATGACGGTCCTGCTCATCGAGCATGACATGGATGTGGCATTCCAGGTCGCGCAGCGGGTGACGGTCCTGCACGAGGGCAGCGTGATCGCCGAGGGGACGCCGGAGGAGATCGCTGCCAATCCGATCGTCCAGCAGGTCTACCTGGGGGGCGGGTATGCCTGA
- a CDS encoding fumarylacetoacetate hydrolase family protein, producing the protein MKLATFAVPSPAGPVRRIGALAEGWLVDLQAAYAAYLARTDPGCEAERLAALLIPDDMVAFLGHGQLGWQAAAQALEEGLRIEEAFGRRTRYQLGEVRLLAPVPRPRVIRDFLTFEGHMRNASRALGRGGEIPPAWYEVPAYYKGDPDTVVGPDADVVMPRYTQQFDFELELGMVIGRRGKDIPVEEAHRYIAGFTIFNDFSARDQQMREAPIGMGPSKGKDFDTGNAIGPYLVTPDELDVTNLRMVARVNGEVWSEGSSRGMHFSFAQLIAHVSQSETIYPGELWGSGTVTNGCGLELGRYLQPGDVVELEVEGIGILRNRVVRAVEG; encoded by the coding sequence ATGAAGCTGGCTACCTTTGCCGTGCCGAGCCCGGCTGGTCCGGTGCGTCGGATCGGAGCGCTGGCCGAGGGCTGGCTGGTCGACTTGCAGGCTGCTTATGCAGCCTATCTGGCCCGCACCGATCCAGGCTGCGAGGCCGAGCGACTCGCCGCTCTCCTCATTCCCGACGACATGGTCGCTTTTCTCGGCCACGGTCAACTGGGCTGGCAGGCCGCAGCCCAGGCTCTCGAGGAGGGCCTGCGCATCGAGGAAGCGTTCGGTCGGCGAACACGCTATCAGCTGGGGGAAGTGCGACTGCTCGCCCCCGTGCCGCGCCCCCGCGTCATCCGCGATTTTCTAACCTTCGAGGGCCACATGCGGAATGCCAGTCGTGCACTCGGCCGGGGTGGCGAGATTCCACCTGCCTGGTACGAGGTGCCGGCCTACTACAAAGGGGATCCGGACACCGTAGTCGGCCCCGATGCCGATGTCGTGATGCCGCGCTATACCCAACAGTTCGATTTCGAGTTGGAGCTGGGTATGGTGATCGGCCGGCGTGGCAAGGATATCCCCGTCGAGGAAGCTCATCGCTACATCGCTGGTTTCACCATCTTCAATGACTTCAGTGCGCGCGATCAGCAGATGCGCGAGGCGCCGATCGGAATGGGGCCGAGTAAGGGGAAAGATTTCGACACGGGAAACGCGATCGGGCCCTATCTCGTCACTCCGGACGAGTTGGACGTGACGAACTTGCGCATGGTGGCGCGAGTCAACGGGGAAGTCTGGTCGGAAGGCTCGAGCCGCGGTATGCACTTCAGCTTCGCCCAGCTCATCGCGCACGTCTCCCAGAGCGAGACGATCTATCCTGGTGAACTCTGGGGCTCCGGCACCGTTACCAACGGCTGCGGACTCGAGCTGGGGCGTTACCTCCAGCCGGGCGATGTGGTCGAGCTCGAAGTCGAAGGGATCGGCATCCTGCGCAATCGCGTCGTGCGTGCTGTCGAGGGCTGA
- a CDS encoding ABC transporter ATP-binding protein, whose protein sequence is MPDEPLLSIRDLHAYYGQSHVLQGVELTVGQEPLALLGRNGMGKTTLCLAVTGLLPTVRGSIRFAGQELVGKPPHRIAALGIAYVPQGRRIFPSLTVEEHLRLVPRRRRADGGEPWTEERIYTLFPRLAERRRQPAGTLSGGEQQMLAIARALLTNPRLLIMDEPSEGLAPVIVEQLVTTLRHLAQDGLAILLVEQRLAVATAVASRIAIMLSGRIVWETSAAELLGDPERQQRYLGVSAWQAA, encoded by the coding sequence ATGCCTGACGAGCCGCTTCTCTCGATCCGCGATCTTCATGCGTACTATGGTCAGAGCCATGTCCTGCAGGGTGTTGAACTCACGGTCGGGCAGGAGCCGCTCGCGCTCCTCGGGCGCAACGGGATGGGGAAGACGACGCTGTGTCTGGCCGTGACAGGGCTGTTGCCGACAGTCCGCGGCTCGATCCGCTTCGCTGGCCAGGAGCTCGTCGGGAAACCGCCTCATCGCATTGCAGCGCTGGGCATCGCCTATGTGCCGCAAGGACGCCGCATCTTCCCCTCGCTCACCGTCGAGGAGCATCTCCGGCTCGTACCCCGGCGACGACGCGCCGACGGTGGCGAGCCGTGGACGGAGGAGCGAATCTATACCCTGTTCCCTCGCCTCGCTGAACGCCGGCGTCAGCCGGCCGGTACCCTCTCGGGTGGCGAGCAGCAGATGCTGGCGATCGCCCGTGCTCTGCTGACGAACCCGCGGCTCCTGATCATGGACGAACCGTCCGAGGGGCTCGCTCCAGTCATCGTCGAGCAGCTGGTCACCACGCTCCGGCACCTGGCGCAGGACGGTCTGGCGATTCTGCTGGTGGAACAGCGACTGGCGGTCGCGACGGCGGTCGCCTCGCGGATCGCCATCATGCTGTCTGGTCGGATCGTCTGGGAGACGAGTGCAGCGGAACTCTTGGGTGATCCGGAGCGTCAACAGCGCTATCTCGGTGTGAGCGCCTGGCAGGCTGCTTGA
- a CDS encoding cyclase family protein, translated as MGVKLIDLSMPVHNEMMTFPRVPPPKIEMHESWEEFAERIGAAQYGATWLTASYRLELNDHVGTHIDARKHLVAEAPGPEGIPLEYCYADGVLLDFRHKEKGSGITAAEIREALDKIGYRLKPLDIVLIWTGAGAYQNEQRYLTDHCGMTREATLWLIDQGIKVMGIDAITFDPPVWAMFERKQFWEAHLVMREREYYHIENMTNFDQIPRPYGFKVAAFPIKWVGTTAAPVRAVAIVEE; from the coding sequence GTGGGTGTCAAGCTGATCGATCTTTCCATGCCGGTGCACAACGAGATGATGACCTTTCCCCGTGTTCCACCACCGAAGATCGAGATGCACGAGTCGTGGGAAGAGTTCGCCGAGCGGATCGGCGCCGCCCAGTACGGTGCGACCTGGCTCACCGCGAGTTACCGGCTCGAACTCAACGACCACGTGGGGACACACATCGATGCCCGCAAGCATTTGGTCGCCGAAGCGCCGGGCCCCGAAGGGATCCCGCTCGAGTACTGTTACGCCGATGGCGTGCTCCTCGACTTCCGTCATAAGGAAAAGGGCTCCGGCATCACTGCCGCGGAGATTCGCGAGGCTCTCGACAAGATCGGGTATCGCCTCAAGCCGCTCGATATCGTCCTCATCTGGACAGGGGCTGGAGCGTACCAGAACGAGCAACGCTATCTCACCGACCACTGTGGCATGACTCGCGAAGCGACGCTCTGGCTCATCGACCAGGGCATCAAGGTGATGGGGATCGATGCGATTACGTTCGACCCACCGGTCTGGGCGATGTTCGAGCGCAAGCAGTTTTGGGAAGCGCATCTCGTCATGCGCGAACGCGAGTACTATCACATCGAGAACATGACCAACTTCGACCAGATCCCGCGACCGTACGGTTTCAAGGTCGCCGCCTTCCCCATCAAATGGGTCGGCACCACGGCGGCACCCGTCCGCGCGGTCGCCATCGTCGAGGAGTAG
- a CDS encoding GntR family transcriptional regulator, with the protein MSQRQITRPDRSLPRPIVRRVLREEIKEYLIDAILRGQLRPGDRIIETRIAQDLGVSQTPVREALRDLELLGFVTSEPFRGTRVRAFTHEELVQIYPIRAAIEGVAARAAATRITTEQLLALEEQIDRMREASELGDEGTAIEADIAFHRIIVEASGNRLLEQFWTSLSLATTTFLTFSIHRRAIEGLAARHEPILEALRARDPDRAEAAMRRHIEEPGRWVYEALSREDPEPQQSS; encoded by the coding sequence ATGTCGCAGAGACAGATCACACGGCCCGATCGCTCGCTCCCGCGCCCCATCGTCCGTCGAGTGCTGCGCGAAGAAATCAAGGAGTATCTCATCGATGCCATCCTGCGCGGTCAGCTCAGGCCGGGTGACCGGATCATCGAAACGCGGATCGCGCAGGACCTCGGCGTGAGCCAGACCCCTGTCCGCGAAGCACTGCGTGATCTCGAACTCCTCGGCTTCGTCACCAGCGAACCGTTTCGCGGCACGCGCGTCCGTGCGTTCACCCACGAGGAACTCGTGCAGATCTATCCGATCCGAGCAGCGATCGAAGGTGTCGCGGCTCGCGCTGCTGCCACGCGCATCACCACCGAGCAGCTGCTCGCCCTCGAAGAGCAGATCGACCGCATGCGGGAAGCCAGTGAACTCGGCGACGAAGGGACGGCGATCGAGGCTGATATCGCCTTCCATCGCATCATCGTCGAAGCCTCGGGAAACCGCCTGCTCGAGCAGTTTTGGACCAGCTTGAGTTTAGCGACGACCACTTTTCTGACGTTTTCCATTCACCGCCGGGCTATCGAAGGCCTCGCTGCGCGGCACGAACCGATCCTGGAAGCGCTGCGTGCGCGCGATCCTGATCGTGCCGAGGCTGCTATGCGTCGCCACATCGAGGAGCCGGGTCGGTGGGTGTACGAAGCCTTGTCGCGTGAAGATCCGGAACCACAGCAGAGTTCCTGA
- a CDS encoding putative quinol monooxygenase: MPFVVVAHYYAKEGKADEIAAILKEMVTLSRAEPGCLVYYVNRSQDDPRKFLLYEQYRSREDYEAHKATPYFQEKILNTVVPMLESRVPEFYDLIEPE; encoded by the coding sequence ATGCCGTTCGTGGTCGTGGCGCACTATTACGCGAAGGAAGGGAAGGCCGATGAGATCGCGGCCATCCTGAAAGAGATGGTCACCCTCTCGCGGGCAGAACCTGGTTGTCTGGTTTACTATGTCAATCGTTCCCAGGACGATCCCCGGAAATTCTTGCTCTACGAGCAGTACCGGAGTCGGGAGGACTACGAAGCGCACAAGGCTACGCCGTACTTTCAGGAGAAGATCCTCAACACCGTCGTGCCGATGCTGGAGAGTCGCGTGCCCGAGTTCTACGACCTGATCGAGCCGGAGTGA